In one Verrucomicrobiales bacterium genomic region, the following are encoded:
- a CDS encoding MFS transporter, translating to MTSSGTTEPERFPPGLQNAFWFGTFNAFSFQIVLSSPMFLYARHLDAGATVLGLIAGMMPLLVILQIFAAPYVARVGYKRFVYGGWSIRVMFIGLMALLPLVGGFLDSATRLALLLAALFGFNFSRGISSCGWLPWITSLVPSSIRGRYLAIDAAFVNLASLLVFILAAFTLGSNPPEWRFAVLFGFSALMGAISLSFLKRIPDVEPPPEEKTSRQPVPWGAIVEFIPFQRLLWFAVAWAFAYGGVTVFIVAFLKHLGAFTEQQIMLITATTFIGALSSLGMLGERLDRLGSKPVLMVAQLLGLLMLVGWTLVAGAVIKPGVIFVSLLTMVAGLSGAVVQMANTRLVMAIAPKMGRSHFFALFSVVSNVSLGIAPLFWGLLIDLNRQTQVRAAGLEWNRFTLFFAAAAGVMGVAILVCRRLQEPQASGMETLLKEVLIDSPQRLVLRLLHRG from the coding sequence ATGACGAGTAGTGGGACAACAGAACCTGAGCGCTTCCCGCCAGGGCTGCAGAATGCCTTCTGGTTTGGGACCTTCAATGCGTTCTCTTTTCAGATCGTGCTCAGCAGCCCCATGTTCCTGTACGCGCGCCACCTGGACGCTGGCGCCACGGTGCTGGGCTTGATCGCGGGCATGATGCCGCTCCTAGTGATCCTGCAGATCTTCGCGGCCCCCTATGTCGCCCGAGTCGGCTACAAGCGTTTCGTCTACGGGGGGTGGAGCATCCGGGTCATGTTCATCGGCCTGATGGCGCTCCTGCCGCTGGTCGGTGGCTTTCTCGACAGCGCCACCCGGCTGGCCTTGCTCCTGGCGGCCCTGTTCGGATTCAACTTCTCCCGCGGAATCTCGAGTTGTGGGTGGCTTCCTTGGATCACCTCCCTGGTGCCCTCCAGCATTCGTGGAAGGTATCTGGCGATCGATGCCGCGTTCGTGAACCTCGCCAGCCTGCTCGTATTCATCCTCGCCGCCTTTACCCTCGGCTCCAACCCACCCGAATGGCGATTCGCGGTGCTGTTCGGTTTTAGCGCCCTGATGGGCGCGATCAGCCTGAGCTTTCTAAAACGAATTCCTGATGTCGAGCCGCCGCCCGAGGAGAAAACTTCCCGTCAACCGGTGCCGTGGGGCGCGATTGTGGAGTTCATCCCCTTTCAGCGTCTTCTCTGGTTTGCGGTCGCGTGGGCTTTTGCCTACGGGGGAGTGACGGTGTTCATTGTGGCTTTTCTCAAGCACCTGGGAGCGTTTACGGAACAGCAGATCATGCTCATCACCGCCACTACGTTCATTGGAGCACTCAGCAGCCTGGGCATGCTGGGTGAGCGACTGGACCGACTGGGCAGCAAACCCGTGTTGATGGTGGCGCAGCTGCTTGGGCTTTTGATGCTGGTGGGATGGACCTTGGTTGCGGGTGCGGTGATCAAACCCGGCGTGATATTCGTCTCCCTTCTCACCATGGTGGCGGGCCTGAGCGGTGCCGTTGTGCAGATGGCCAACACACGTCTGGTCATGGCGATCGCGCCCAAGATGGGCAGGAGTCACTTTTTTGCTCTCTTCTCGGTGGTGAGCAATGTGAGCCTCGGCATCGCGCCGCTGTTCTGGGGGCTTTTGATCGATCTCAACCGTCAAACTCAGGTCCGGGCTGCGGGTTTGGAATGGAACCGTTTTACGCTCTTCTTTGCGGCGGCCGCAGGGGTTATGGGCGTCGCCATACTCGTCTGTCGACGTCTTCAGGAACCGCAGGCCTCCGGCATGGAGACCTTGCTGAAGGAGGTGCTGATCGACTCACCTCAGCGGCTGGTCCTGCGTCTCCTGCACCGCGGCTAG
- a CDS encoding roadblock/LC7 domain-containing protein — protein sequence MPTLPQLYEEDISVLERALDQLIRSTESSTALVIDKGGFLISQRGDTASVDTVSLAALAAGSFAATQTIASIVNEPNFSSMYQQGELFSLLVSNIDEYCLLAVVFRAGLSVGAVKYYAASTTKQIAAQLVEATKRTPLGGLDLSMLNMADTSSVFQRRTG from the coding sequence ATGCCCACGCTGCCGCAACTATACGAAGAGGATATATCGGTTCTCGAACGCGCTCTCGACCAGCTCATTCGAAGCACCGAGTCCTCGACCGCCCTCGTCATAGATAAAGGGGGGTTCCTCATCTCTCAGCGGGGTGACACCGCATCGGTCGATACCGTCAGCCTGGCGGCGCTCGCCGCCGGTTCTTTCGCCGCTACTCAAACGATTGCGAGTATTGTCAACGAGCCCAACTTTAGCAGCATGTACCAGCAGGGCGAGTTATTCAGCTTGCTCGTCTCGAACATCGATGAGTATTGCCTGCTCGCCGTCGTGTTTCGCGCCGGCCTCAGCGTCGGGGCGGTGAAATACTACGCGGCGAGCACCACCAAACAGATTGCTGCTCAGCTGGTAGAAGCCACCAAGCGAACGCCCTTGGGTGGATTGGATCTCTCCATGTTGAACATGGCCGACACCTCGTCCGTGTTCCAACGACGTACCGGCTAA
- a CDS encoding gliding-motility protein MglA, translating into MAIINQATKELQVKIVYYGPALGGKTTNLVQVHGNVQTAQGSKGKLVSLATSSDRTLFFDFLPIEAVAIKGYKTKFQLYTVPGQVIYNTTRQLVLRGVDGIVFVADSQYEKMQDNVQSFANLEENLRSLNLNIADIPYVLQYNKRDLPNSAPMDYLEYLLNNREVQVPSFPASASKCEGVFETLNMITRMLLHKFINESQRKAA; encoded by the coding sequence ATGGCAATTATTAATCAAGCCACCAAAGAGCTTCAGGTAAAGATCGTGTACTACGGTCCGGCTCTGGGCGGCAAGACGACCAACCTTGTGCAAGTTCACGGTAACGTCCAAACCGCGCAAGGCAGCAAAGGCAAGCTGGTGTCGCTGGCCACCAGCTCAGACCGCACCCTCTTCTTCGACTTTTTGCCCATCGAGGCGGTGGCGATCAAAGGGTACAAAACCAAGTTTCAGCTCTACACCGTGCCGGGGCAGGTGATCTACAACACCACGCGTCAGCTGGTTTTGCGCGGGGTGGATGGGATCGTCTTTGTGGCGGATTCCCAGTATGAAAAGATGCAGGACAATGTGCAGAGCTTCGCGAATTTGGAGGAGAACCTCCGCTCGTTGAACCTGAACATCGCCGACATCCCTTACGTGTTGCAGTACAACAAGAGGGATCTGCCCAATTCGGCCCCGATGGACTACCTGGAGTATCTTCTCAACAACCGCGAGGTGCAGGTGCCCTCGTTCCCGGCCTCGGCCAGCAAGTGCGAGGGAGTTTTTGAGACGCTCAACATGATCACTCGCATGCTGCTCCACAAGTTCATCAACGAGAGCCAACGCAAAGCCGCATAA
- a CDS encoding roadblock/LC7 domain-containing protein — translation MLSCRCTLAYALLAPGRGMFGFVKKLLGRKDDGNEAGGAKPSASPKPSAPAVPVSARSGAPATGTAAGTAQPSSTARPNGAGSMGSGTVQVSLLGIVSLLPTELKPVRAVGDVAGVQLSFPERPILEQLPQGCVRVPFSEIRKLAPEGFFSAGSEHDQKLVELPLQELLPQLHSRSFGRRSSQKTTHVPDEVTSLFSARGNVVAPGPKSPQSGQSPSSSTGGTSHINRPSAPAAAVKAPAPVAAPASPSSTAAQTKPKAPIGFNGTPPPTTQTASAKPAAAANPAVGMPPQASAGTPAAPANAAGADAAAAEAAPPVSKPIAAPNLMAAMSGAKAGASAAAQKSQPAAAPSPVSNSAGSELVSFNLGQLSGGWPETVRSEITQWRLDNAAVAIPAEEIASALKQGRVKYTWAELLARVGDAAGKQSTVPSVEVELPLPIVAPAFLSRPRNKATTQATARGANAQDIPDLFHAGKTAASETAPAATEAAPAVPKTPALPGTSLLQAAPARSASAATPAPTAAAAATPAPAATAPAAAPSGQVMGVPVAMIDESWPDTLKTEISRCQLPGIKLEMPIEELDRSLKLGKIEYTWRQLRSWVRPPLPGEVGADHADRLLTLPLKVVAPLFLSQVKGGQSRRKVEANSDIPDLFSGGPGGQPAPAAKGSDATAAAPSTTPIKPVEINSATGEVAGATTFSTTQFFRKPPADLGELFGQPGKRNWTPNDIVQNTCRIRGVSGAVIAMQDGLLVSGQVASPWKSEATAAFLPQIYSRLSQYLKELGVGDMSSVTLNTVNGTLFVFNAGIIYFAVISKPDESVPLAPIKLIVSELSRHTK, via the coding sequence ATGCTCAGCTGCCGTTGCACTTTGGCCTACGCCTTGCTAGCCCCAGGGCGAGGCATGTTCGGATTTGTAAAAAAACTACTCGGACGGAAAGACGACGGGAACGAGGCAGGAGGGGCCAAGCCCTCCGCGTCCCCTAAACCATCAGCCCCGGCGGTGCCCGTTTCGGCCCGTTCCGGCGCTCCGGCGACCGGAACAGCCGCTGGTACTGCTCAACCCTCGTCCACAGCCAGGCCGAATGGCGCCGGGTCGATGGGCAGCGGCACTGTGCAAGTGAGCTTGCTCGGAATCGTTTCGTTGCTGCCGACGGAGCTGAAGCCGGTGCGCGCTGTCGGCGATGTTGCCGGTGTCCAACTTTCTTTCCCGGAACGTCCCATTCTGGAGCAACTGCCACAGGGCTGCGTGCGTGTCCCTTTCAGCGAAATACGGAAACTGGCGCCAGAAGGCTTCTTTTCCGCAGGCAGCGAGCACGATCAGAAGCTGGTGGAGTTGCCGCTCCAGGAATTGTTGCCGCAACTGCACTCCCGTTCCTTCGGCCGCCGGTCCTCTCAAAAGACCACGCATGTACCGGATGAGGTCACGAGCCTTTTCTCCGCCCGAGGCAACGTGGTGGCTCCTGGTCCGAAATCCCCTCAGAGTGGGCAGAGTCCGTCTTCGTCCACTGGTGGGACATCCCACATCAATCGTCCCAGCGCGCCCGCTGCAGCGGTGAAGGCACCTGCCCCCGTCGCCGCCCCGGCCTCGCCCTCATCGACCGCGGCCCAGACCAAGCCTAAAGCCCCCATTGGCTTCAACGGCACTCCGCCTCCCACAACCCAAACAGCATCGGCAAAACCTGCAGCTGCGGCAAATCCTGCTGTCGGGATGCCCCCTCAGGCCTCGGCCGGGACGCCGGCAGCGCCCGCGAATGCTGCTGGTGCCGACGCCGCCGCTGCGGAGGCTGCCCCTCCGGTCTCGAAGCCTATCGCGGCGCCCAACCTCATGGCCGCCATGAGCGGGGCCAAAGCCGGCGCGTCCGCCGCGGCTCAGAAAAGTCAACCAGCCGCCGCCCCATCCCCAGTTTCCAACTCGGCCGGATCAGAGCTCGTGAGCTTTAATCTAGGTCAGCTCTCAGGAGGCTGGCCCGAGACGGTTCGCAGCGAGATCACCCAATGGCGCCTGGACAATGCTGCGGTTGCCATTCCAGCCGAAGAGATTGCCTCGGCTCTGAAACAAGGGCGGGTTAAGTACACCTGGGCTGAGTTGCTCGCCCGGGTCGGAGACGCGGCCGGCAAACAGTCGACGGTGCCCTCCGTCGAAGTCGAGCTGCCATTGCCCATCGTAGCACCTGCCTTCCTGTCACGTCCCCGCAACAAGGCGACCACACAGGCCACTGCCCGCGGAGCTAACGCCCAGGACATTCCGGATCTATTTCATGCGGGCAAGACGGCCGCCTCCGAAACGGCCCCGGCCGCGACCGAAGCAGCCCCCGCCGTGCCCAAGACTCCGGCTTTGCCCGGAACGTCTCTGCTCCAGGCTGCGCCGGCTCGTTCCGCCAGTGCCGCCACTCCGGCTCCCACCGCTGCGGCGGCAGCGACTCCCGCTCCCGCGGCGACCGCGCCTGCCGCCGCTCCCAGCGGCCAAGTGATGGGTGTTCCGGTGGCCATGATCGATGAGTCCTGGCCTGATACCCTCAAGACGGAGATATCCCGATGCCAGCTCCCGGGCATCAAGCTGGAGATGCCGATCGAAGAACTCGATCGATCCTTGAAGCTCGGGAAGATCGAGTACACCTGGCGTCAATTGCGCAGTTGGGTGCGACCACCGCTGCCGGGGGAGGTGGGAGCCGACCATGCCGATCGATTGCTGACCCTGCCACTCAAGGTGGTAGCCCCGTTGTTCCTGAGTCAGGTCAAGGGCGGCCAGTCGCGTCGCAAGGTGGAGGCGAACTCAGACATCCCCGATCTCTTCAGCGGAGGTCCGGGAGGTCAGCCTGCCCCTGCGGCCAAAGGCAGCGATGCAACCGCGGCGGCACCGTCGACCACCCCGATCAAGCCGGTGGAGATCAATTCGGCAACCGGGGAGGTAGCCGGTGCCACGACCTTCTCGACCACTCAATTCTTCCGGAAGCCCCCGGCCGACCTGGGAGAGCTGTTCGGCCAGCCGGGAAAACGCAACTGGACCCCGAACGACATCGTCCAAAACACCTGCCGGATCCGCGGTGTCTCTGGAGCCGTGATCGCCATGCAAGACGGGCTCCTAGTGTCGGGGCAGGTAGCCTCTCCCTGGAAGTCCGAAGCGACCGCCGCCTTCCTCCCTCAAATCTACTCCCGCCTCAGCCAGTATCTGAAGGAGTTGGGCGTAGGCGACATGAGCAGCGTGACGCTCAATACGGTTAACGGAACCCTGTTCGTCTTTAACGCCGGTATTATCTATTTTGCGGTAATCAGCAAACCCGATGAGTCTGTGCCTCTCGCGCCCATCAAACTGATCGTCAGCGAGCTCAGCCGCCACACCAAGTAA
- a CDS encoding response regulator, with protein sequence MAGQTKVLILDDDEEFVGLYERLLAQHVTTSAGVLTATSGHRALSLLESEQVGLMIVDLNLPRMDGLQVISIVRRKFPQTRLVVLTSLHDEQFRARAYALGVDQYWLKPETDHETGLFLEAMEALMRRDAQIGFRGVQNKSLADIIQLECLAQSTSVLRINHGIVEGRIWLLRGEIIDAETQGLQGEAAVQRILSWAEGTFESLPGDAERNRTIFTSIQGLLLNSAQAFDEAASQSAADPNGAAPGDHPPQLSDLSNYVGVECALVQKAASGTPEDHWGVHDPRPMSEWMHHTMHEFRALGENLKAGEVRKILTVSPDQKLAISALGERDVCIGFRGTSTLTEVRDVLRTIVNKWAS encoded by the coding sequence ATGGCAGGTCAAACCAAAGTTTTAATTCTCGACGACGACGAGGAGTTTGTCGGTCTTTACGAAAGACTGCTGGCTCAGCACGTGACCACATCAGCCGGAGTGCTCACCGCCACCTCGGGCCATCGGGCGCTCTCGCTGCTCGAATCGGAGCAGGTGGGCTTGATGATCGTGGATCTCAACCTGCCCCGGATGGACGGATTGCAGGTCATCTCCATCGTCCGACGCAAATTTCCCCAAACCAGGCTGGTCGTGCTGACCAGTCTCCATGACGAGCAGTTTCGGGCACGCGCCTACGCTCTCGGGGTGGATCAATACTGGCTCAAACCAGAAACGGACCACGAGACCGGCCTCTTTTTGGAGGCGATGGAAGCGCTGATGCGCCGGGATGCCCAAATCGGTTTTCGCGGTGTCCAGAACAAGAGTCTGGCGGACATCATCCAGCTGGAGTGTCTGGCGCAGAGCACGTCGGTTCTGCGCATCAACCACGGAATCGTCGAGGGACGAATCTGGCTGCTGCGTGGTGAGATCATTGATGCGGAGACGCAGGGCTTGCAGGGTGAGGCGGCAGTTCAGCGCATTCTTTCGTGGGCCGAGGGCACTTTTGAATCCCTGCCTGGGGACGCCGAACGAAACCGGACCATCTTTACCTCGATTCAAGGCCTCCTGCTCAACAGCGCGCAAGCATTCGACGAAGCCGCGTCGCAATCGGCGGCGGATCCCAACGGGGCAGCTCCGGGAGATCATCCTCCCCAGCTCTCCGATCTTTCCAACTATGTCGGAGTGGAATGCGCGCTCGTGCAGAAAGCAGCATCGGGAACTCCGGAAGATCATTGGGGAGTGCACGATCCCCGGCCCATGAGCGAGTGGATGCACCACACCATGCATGAGTTTCGGGCGCTCGGAGAAAATCTTAAAGCTGGCGAAGTTCGTAAAATCCTGACTGTCAGCCCCGATCAGAAGTTGGCCATTTCAGCCCTGGGCGAACGGGATGTCTGCATTGGGTTCCGCGGCACGAGCACTTTAACCGAAGTACGTGATGTCCTTCGCACCATAGTCAACAAATGGGCTTCTTAA
- a CDS encoding tetratricopeptide repeat protein, with the protein MWLVDKATFILQHGGPSGFFGWLMLLVGAGFWLWMFVDSIRREEYFWAAFIFFFFLSAWFYYFFVFRAASPTSVRGFELPGANQRRRIKELQAQIHHLDKAHHHSQLGDVYFQMGKLALAEASYRSALERDPDDLDTRSHLGQCLALSGKPAEARPWLEGVCRQDPNHEYGYTQMAYAETLSALGDREGAIAVWNRVNEQHAYVRARVQLAELLLERGEKARARTLLEEVTAEDAHTPAFQRKRDKVWVRRAKSLIRQAS; encoded by the coding sequence ATGTGGCTCGTCGACAAAGCGACCTTCATTCTGCAACACGGGGGACCTAGCGGTTTCTTCGGATGGCTGATGCTGCTGGTGGGAGCCGGTTTCTGGCTGTGGATGTTCGTCGACTCGATTCGACGCGAGGAATATTTCTGGGCCGCCTTCATCTTCTTCTTTTTCCTGAGCGCGTGGTTCTATTACTTCTTTGTTTTCCGTGCGGCCAGCCCCACGAGCGTTCGAGGGTTTGAGTTGCCGGGGGCGAATCAGCGACGACGGATTAAGGAGCTGCAGGCGCAAATCCATCACCTGGACAAGGCCCACCATCATTCGCAGCTGGGGGACGTCTATTTCCAAATGGGTAAGCTGGCGTTGGCGGAAGCGAGCTACCGCAGTGCTCTCGAGCGGGACCCTGACGACCTGGATACCCGATCGCACCTGGGGCAGTGTTTGGCCCTGAGTGGCAAGCCGGCCGAGGCCCGTCCATGGCTGGAGGGGGTTTGCCGGCAGGATCCGAATCACGAGTATGGCTACACCCAAATGGCCTACGCGGAGACCCTCTCAGCCTTAGGGGATCGGGAGGGAGCCATTGCGGTATGGAATCGCGTGAACGAGCAGCACGCCTACGTTCGGGCCCGGGTTCAGCTGGCTGAACTTCTGTTGGAGCGCGGGGAAAAGGCTCGGGCTCGAACCCTCCTGGAGGAAGTCACGGCCGAGGACGCGCATACGCCGGCCTTTCAGCGCAAGCGCGACAAGGTTTGGGTGCGGCGGGCGAAGAGCCTGATTCGCCAGGCGAGTTAA
- a CDS encoding DUF309 domain-containing protein produces the protein MTHKSSRIKDLVSGLQGGALDSRYLGYFVCLNRGEFYLAHEVLEDLWLESRGAPESDFYKALIQFTGAFVHLQKNRLGPAAALFRLSKGYLSRFPPIYHHLDVAELIRLADVWLGLLIQGGDQINPLATHPPPHLYPRDMEIASSGTSR, from the coding sequence TTGACCCACAAGAGCTCCAGAATTAAGGACTTGGTGAGCGGGCTGCAGGGGGGGGCTTTGGACTCCCGATACCTGGGGTACTTCGTTTGCCTGAATCGCGGGGAGTTCTACCTCGCTCACGAGGTGCTGGAAGATCTGTGGTTGGAGTCACGCGGGGCTCCCGAGTCTGACTTTTACAAGGCGCTCATCCAATTTACCGGCGCTTTTGTTCATCTCCAAAAGAACCGTTTAGGCCCGGCGGCCGCCCTCTTCCGTCTTTCCAAAGGTTACCTATCGCGGTTCCCGCCCATCTACCACCACCTGGATGTGGCCGAATTGATTCGGCTGGCGGATGTTTGGCTGGGATTGCTGATCCAAGGGGGGGACCAGATAAATCCTTTGGCTACCCACCCCCCTCCGCACCTGTATCCCCGCGACATGGAGATTGCTTCCTCGGGAACATCCCGATAA
- a CDS encoding ParB/RepB/Spo0J family partition protein produces MAKPALGRGLSALLGGVSAPPRNDPPPGIANPASLPSSSDQVLRVDIQRIRPCPFQPRKDFPAEALQELTESIRTQGVIQPLIVRKLGDGFEIIAGERRWRAAQAAQLTALPVIVREADDRHVLELALIENLQREDLNPVEEARGYAELIEKFALRQEDAAARVGKSRAAVANALRLLKLPPSLLEHLSAGRLSTGHAKVILGLPSVELQEKAATQILHRSLNVRQTEELVSALQKPASAPLPHPGEVRPPVDANIAALETRLREKLGTKVHLRYQKGKGSLDIRFFSDSDLQRVLDLLGVQMD; encoded by the coding sequence ATGGCAAAGCCAGCCCTCGGCAGAGGTTTGAGTGCACTATTGGGCGGAGTTTCAGCTCCGCCACGAAACGATCCCCCTCCAGGGATCGCCAACCCCGCGTCTCTACCCTCCTCCTCCGACCAGGTTCTTCGGGTGGATATTCAACGGATCCGACCGTGCCCATTCCAGCCCCGGAAGGATTTTCCTGCCGAGGCGCTGCAGGAGTTGACGGAATCCATCCGCACGCAGGGAGTGATTCAGCCGCTCATTGTTCGAAAGCTGGGCGATGGATTTGAGATCATCGCCGGCGAACGTCGCTGGCGCGCCGCCCAGGCGGCCCAGCTGACGGCTCTGCCCGTGATCGTTCGCGAGGCCGATGATCGCCATGTTCTCGAACTCGCCCTGATTGAAAACCTCCAGCGCGAGGATCTCAACCCCGTGGAAGAGGCGCGCGGCTATGCCGAGCTCATCGAAAAGTTCGCCCTCCGACAGGAGGATGCCGCTGCCCGAGTGGGCAAAAGCCGCGCTGCGGTCGCCAATGCGTTGCGGCTGCTGAAACTCCCGCCATCCCTGCTGGAGCATCTCAGCGCCGGCCGGTTGTCCACCGGGCATGCCAAGGTCATCCTGGGCCTCCCCTCCGTGGAACTTCAGGAGAAGGCAGCCACGCAAATCCTCCATCGCAGCCTGAACGTCCGCCAAACTGAGGAGCTGGTGAGCGCGTTGCAAAAACCGGCCTCCGCGCCGCTGCCCCATCCCGGGGAGGTTCGCCCTCCGGTCGATGCCAATATCGCGGCCCTCGAAACCCGCCTCCGTGAGAAACTGGGAACCAAGGTCCACCTGCGCTACCAAAAGGGCAAAGGATCGCTCGATATCCGATTTTTTTCCGATAGCGACCTGCAGCGCGTTCTCGACTTACTGGGCGTGCAGATGGACTGA
- the def gene encoding peptide deformylase translates to MILPIVKYGHPVLRQKGARIEKITPDIEQLIDDMMATMYDAEGVGLAAQQVGHAVQLTVIDVRGASKDRPSTMEVGGQTVNPADYMPLVLLNPEITPVGEPATGGEGCLSFPEIFADITRPGVVDVVAMDEEGQTIRFRAGGLLGRAVQHETDHLHGLLFIDRMTSAKKKELQPELDDLQAQTKAELAQGQSRKTASR, encoded by the coding sequence ATGATACTGCCCATCGTGAAATACGGCCATCCGGTGCTCCGCCAGAAAGGAGCACGGATCGAGAAAATAACCCCTGACATCGAACAGCTCATCGATGACATGATGGCGACGATGTACGACGCCGAGGGCGTCGGCCTGGCCGCACAACAGGTCGGCCACGCCGTCCAGTTGACGGTCATCGATGTGCGCGGGGCGAGCAAGGACCGGCCGTCCACCATGGAGGTGGGCGGACAAACGGTAAACCCGGCGGACTACATGCCGTTGGTGCTCCTCAATCCTGAGATCACGCCAGTCGGTGAACCTGCCACCGGTGGGGAGGGCTGCTTAAGTTTCCCAGAGATTTTTGCCGACATCACCCGTCCGGGCGTAGTCGACGTGGTCGCCATGGACGAGGAGGGACAGACGATCCGTTTTCGCGCAGGCGGACTGCTGGGACGCGCGGTTCAGCACGAGACCGATCATTTGCACGGACTCCTGTTCATTGACCGGATGACTTCAGCCAAGAAAAAAGAGCTGCAGCCTGAGCTCGATGATCTTCAAGCCCAGACCAAGGCGGAACTCGCCCAGGGTCAGTCCAGGAAAACAGCCAGCCGCTAA
- a CDS encoding SDR family NAD(P)-dependent oxidoreductase — protein MPASSLQNKWVVITGASSGFGAAAARLFGAAGARLLLGARRVDKLKEVAAEASRAGAPLAVVHPLDVSQTDSVNTFVQWCRSQTAQLDVLINNAGGALGLDTVAQAKDEDWEGMMQTNVLGVLRMVRASLPLLTVNPGSMILNVGSIAGHVAYEGGAAYCAAKAGELQITRALRLELCGTGVRVGTLDPGMAETEFSLVRFKGDQERARKVYEGVTPLSAEDVAEALLWMANRPAHVNIDEMVIKCTDQAAIHKVNRRPVAAR, from the coding sequence ATGCCTGCTTCCTCGCTTCAAAATAAATGGGTAGTCATCACCGGTGCCTCCAGTGGTTTCGGAGCCGCCGCCGCACGACTCTTCGGAGCCGCCGGCGCACGCCTGCTTCTGGGTGCCCGCCGCGTCGACAAGCTGAAGGAGGTAGCCGCCGAGGCTTCACGAGCTGGGGCGCCGCTGGCTGTTGTTCACCCGCTCGATGTCTCCCAAACCGACAGCGTTAACACGTTTGTCCAGTGGTGCCGTTCTCAAACCGCCCAACTTGATGTGCTCATCAACAACGCGGGCGGAGCGTTGGGCTTGGACACGGTTGCTCAGGCCAAGGATGAGGATTGGGAGGGGATGATGCAGACGAATGTGCTCGGGGTGTTGCGCATGGTGCGCGCCTCCCTGCCCTTGCTGACCGTCAATCCAGGGAGCATGATTCTGAATGTCGGATCCATCGCCGGGCATGTTGCCTACGAAGGTGGCGCTGCCTATTGCGCGGCCAAGGCGGGAGAGCTTCAGATCACACGAGCACTCCGCCTGGAGCTGTGTGGCACCGGTGTCCGGGTGGGCACCCTCGATCCGGGGATGGCCGAGACCGAATTCTCCCTTGTCCGCTTCAAGGGTGACCAGGAGCGTGCCCGGAAGGTTTATGAAGGGGTGACTCCCCTCAGCGCCGAGGATGTCGCCGAAGCGCTGCTCTGGATGGCGAACCGCCCCGCGCATGTGAACATCGACGAGATGGTGATCAAGTGCACGGACCAGGCAGCGATCCATAAGGTGAATCGTCGCCCCGTCGCTGCGCGATAG